In Duganella zoogloeoides, a single genomic region encodes these proteins:
- a CDS encoding response regulator, which yields MDQSPSIRKRVLIVDDNAQAADVASELPDLYGYQTAVAYGGQEGLQAAEAFAPDVILLDLGMPGLDGFQVAAALRARPDFRDVAIVAFSAWGDQGTRQRTRAAGFNDHLTKPASLDEIVSTIAAACQPCHA from the coding sequence ATGGACCAGTCCCCTTCTATTAGAAAACGCGTCCTGATCGTCGATGACAACGCGCAAGCCGCCGACGTCGCTTCGGAGTTGCCCGACCTCTACGGCTACCAGACCGCAGTGGCCTACGGTGGCCAGGAAGGTTTGCAGGCGGCCGAGGCATTTGCGCCCGACGTCATCCTGCTCGACCTCGGCATGCCTGGCCTGGACGGTTTCCAGGTGGCGGCCGCGCTGCGCGCCCGGCCGGATTTCCGCGACGTGGCGATCGTGGCGTTCTCGGCCTGGGGCGACCAAGGCACCCGCCAGCGCACCCGCGCGGCCGGTTTCAACGACCACCTGACCAAGCCGGCCAGCCTCGATGAAATCGTCAGCACCATTGCCGCCGCCTGCCAGCCCTGCCACGCCTGA
- the msrA gene encoding peptide-methionine (S)-S-oxide reductase MsrA yields MSATDKAVLAGGCFWGMQDLIRKMPGVVATRVGYSGGDVPNATYRNHGTHAEAIEIEFDPAVISYRKLLEFFFQIHDPSTTNRQGNDLGTSYRSAIYYADEQQKATALDTIADVDASGLWPGKVVTELAPAGPFWEAEPEHQDYLERIPNGYTCHYVRPDWKLPKR; encoded by the coding sequence ATGAGCGCAACTGACAAGGCTGTCCTGGCTGGTGGCTGTTTCTGGGGCATGCAGGACCTGATCCGTAAAATGCCCGGCGTGGTCGCCACGCGGGTGGGTTACAGCGGCGGCGACGTGCCCAATGCCACCTACCGCAACCACGGCACCCATGCCGAGGCGATCGAGATCGAATTCGACCCGGCAGTCATTTCCTACCGCAAACTGCTGGAATTCTTTTTCCAGATTCACGACCCCAGCACTACCAACCGGCAAGGCAACGACCTCGGCACGAGTTATCGCTCTGCCATTTATTATGCTGATGAGCAACAGAAGGCAACCGCTCTCGACACCATCGCCGACGTCGATGCATCGGGCCTGTGGCCCGGCAAAGTGGTCACCGAACTGGCGCCGGCAGGTCCGTTCTGGGAAGCCGAGCCCGAACACCAGGATTACCTCGAGCGCATTCCCAACGGTTACACCTGCCATTACGTGCGGCCAGATTGGAAATTGCCCAAGCGCTAA
- a CDS encoding DUF1842 domain-containing protein — MSQLFTAVYDISSPIEGHPNLRLNLVVDGRNDTIVGNARLDGEREITVRGHHVEIDGEQPMQAILLAGTPPIFAGEEQPSAFQLLMVLPTAWKAGQVCYKMSFGMHQPRVLEIRDGVAHAVLPEYMH, encoded by the coding sequence ATGAGCCAGCTATTCACTGCCGTCTACGATATCAGCAGCCCTATCGAAGGTCATCCCAATTTGCGCCTGAACCTGGTCGTCGATGGCCGCAACGACACCATCGTCGGTAATGCCCGGCTCGATGGCGAGCGCGAGATCACGGTACGCGGTCACCATGTCGAGATTGACGGCGAGCAACCAATGCAAGCGATATTGCTTGCAGGCACTCCACCAATTTTTGCTGGCGAAGAGCAACCCAGCGCGTTCCAGCTGCTGATGGTATTGCCTACCGCGTGGAAGGCGGGGCAGGTCTGTTACAAGATGAGCTTTGGCATGCACCAGCCACGCGTGCTGGAAATTCGCGACGGCGTGGCGCACGCGGTGTTGCCCGAGTATATGCATTGA
- a CDS encoding ATP-binding protein, producing MPEATSADIATCESEPIRIPGAIQPHGFLLSLDLSHLPDAADASVARVVQVSDNLADFTGMAPAAVLGRQLRAVIGAAADQLAPLLRLDQARDRASFLATVGLSADGPQFDVLAHVCDGLLVLEFEPAAGNLEASLHRLYPVVGDFLNKINDADSIADMSQLAVNEIAALTGFGRVMVYSFDKDGHGTVLAEALQDGYEGYMGQRFPASDIPRQARELYLLNRIRLIQDANYTPAGLLPAMHPFTGRATDLSLASLRSVSPVHLQYMRNMGTLASMSISLVVEGKLWGLLSCHHATPRRLSYHQRTVCEQLGQILALRIRNRADADELQFRLEVRRVMVNLLGGLTQGTDFIENLRSVMPELLRFARAGGVAIVIDDRLISFGDTPDDSQIRQLAGWLSLHSHEDLFHSAHLGAIYPPAAAYAHCASGLLAMPISRIHQHYLLWFRPEHVYTIDWAGRPQDKRGPGALSPRTSFESWREAVHGTSAPWHDAELELALEFRTTLLGIALERAEQMADLAEELGRANKELEAFSYSVSHDLRAPLRHIVGFSDLLMETAGNDNPERRLRFLTNIKTSARLAGKLVDDLLSFSQMGRAALRPVRIRMGEMVNGCIERLTPEYASRRVEWHVDTLPDVIADPAFLQLALYNLLSNAVKFTAQSDPAVIRITSEKLSNEVVFHVADNGVGFNMEYVHKLFGVFQRLHRMEDFNGTGIGLANVRRIVERHGGRVWARSVPGEGATFSFSIPDTPLPDKE from the coding sequence ATGCCTGAGGCCACCTCCGCCGACATCGCCACCTGCGAAAGCGAGCCGATCCGCATACCCGGCGCGATTCAGCCGCACGGTTTCCTGCTGTCCCTCGATTTGTCGCACTTGCCGGACGCAGCGGACGCTTCGGTTGCACGCGTGGTGCAGGTCAGCGACAACCTGGCCGATTTCACCGGCATGGCGCCCGCCGCCGTGCTGGGCCGGCAGTTACGCGCCGTCATCGGGGCCGCCGCCGACCAGCTGGCGCCGCTGTTGCGACTGGACCAGGCGCGCGATCGCGCCAGCTTCCTGGCCACCGTGGGGCTCAGCGCCGATGGCCCGCAGTTCGACGTCCTGGCCCACGTGTGCGACGGCTTGCTCGTGCTCGAGTTCGAGCCGGCCGCTGGCAACCTCGAGGCCAGCCTGCACCGCTTGTACCCGGTGGTGGGTGACTTCCTCAACAAGATCAACGATGCCGATTCCATCGCCGACATGAGCCAGCTGGCGGTCAACGAGATCGCCGCGCTTACCGGTTTTGGCCGGGTGATGGTGTACAGCTTCGACAAGGACGGTCACGGCACCGTGTTGGCCGAGGCCCTGCAGGACGGCTACGAGGGCTATATGGGCCAGCGCTTTCCGGCCAGCGATATCCCGCGCCAGGCGCGCGAGCTGTACCTGCTCAACCGCATCCGCCTGATCCAGGACGCCAACTACACGCCGGCCGGGTTGCTGCCCGCCATGCATCCGTTCACCGGCCGCGCCACCGATTTATCGCTGGCATCGCTGCGCAGCGTCTCGCCCGTGCACCTGCAATACATGCGCAACATGGGCACACTGGCCTCGATGTCGATCTCGCTGGTGGTGGAGGGCAAGCTGTGGGGACTGCTGTCGTGCCACCATGCCACGCCGCGTCGCCTCAGCTACCACCAGCGCACCGTGTGCGAACAGCTGGGGCAAATCCTGGCGCTGCGCATCCGCAACCGCGCCGACGCCGACGAGCTGCAATTCCGGCTCGAAGTGCGGCGCGTGATGGTCAACCTGCTGGGCGGACTGACCCAGGGCACCGACTTCATCGAAAACCTGCGCAGCGTCATGCCGGAGCTGCTGCGCTTTGCGCGCGCCGGCGGCGTGGCCATCGTCATCGACGACCGCCTGATCAGCTTTGGCGATACGCCGGACGACAGCCAGATCCGCCAACTGGCCGGCTGGCTCAGCCTGCACTCGCACGAAGACCTGTTCCACAGCGCCCACCTGGGGGCCATTTATCCGCCCGCAGCTGCCTATGCGCATTGTGCCAGCGGCCTGCTGGCCATGCCGATTTCGCGCATCCACCAGCACTACCTGCTGTGGTTCCGGCCCGAGCACGTGTACACCATCGACTGGGCCGGCCGCCCGCAGGACAAGCGCGGTCCCGGAGCGCTGTCGCCGCGCACCAGCTTCGAGAGCTGGCGCGAAGCCGTGCACGGCACCAGCGCCCCCTGGCACGATGCCGAACTGGAACTGGCGCTGGAATTCCGCACCACCTTGCTTGGCATCGCGCTCGAACGCGCCGAGCAGATGGCCGACCTGGCCGAGGAGCTGGGCCGCGCCAACAAGGAGCTCGAAGCGTTTTCGTATTCGGTCTCGCACGACCTGCGCGCGCCGCTGCGCCATATCGTCGGTTTTTCCGACCTGCTGATGGAAACCGCCGGCAACGACAACCCCGAGCGGCGCCTGCGCTTTCTTACCAACATCAAGACCTCGGCCCGGCTGGCCGGCAAGCTGGTCGATGACTTGCTGAGTTTTTCACAGATGGGCAGGGCGGCGCTGCGGCCCGTGCGCATCCGCATGGGCGAGATGGTCAATGGCTGTATCGAGCGGCTGACCCCGGAATATGCGAGCCGGCGCGTGGAATGGCACGTCGATACCTTGCCGGATGTAATCGCCGATCCCGCATTCCTGCAGCTGGCGTTGTACAATCTGCTTTCGAATGCCGTGAAATTCACGGCGCAGAGCGATCCCGCCGTGATCCGTATTACCAGCGAGAAATTAAGCAACGAAGTCGTGTTCCATGTTGCCGACAACGGCGTCGGTTTCAATATGGAGTACGTGCACAAGTTGTTTGGCGTATTCCAGCGCCTGCATCGCATGGAGGATTTCAACGGTACCGGCATCGGCCTGGCCAATGTGCGCCGCATTGTCGAGCGCCATGGCGGCCGGGTCTGGGCCCGTTCCGTCCCCGGCGAGGGCGCGACTTTTTCGTTCAGCATTCCCGATACACCCCTACCTGATAAAGAATGA
- a CDS encoding response regulator gives MLKPILLVEDNPHDLELTLIALERSQLANEVIVVRDGADALDYLHVRGAFADRDHGNPAVVLLDLKLPKVDGLEVLAEIRDNPTLKSLPVVMLTSSREEQDLIRSYELGVNAYVVKPVDFQEFVRAISDLGIFWAVLNEPPPGSQRYIKPQ, from the coding sequence ATGCTAAAACCCATCCTGCTCGTCGAAGACAATCCGCACGACCTGGAACTGACCCTGATCGCGCTCGAGCGCAGCCAGCTGGCCAACGAAGTGATCGTGGTACGCGATGGGGCCGACGCGCTCGATTATCTGCACGTACGCGGCGCCTTTGCCGACCGCGACCATGGCAATCCGGCCGTGGTGCTGCTGGACCTGAAACTGCCGAAAGTGGATGGCCTGGAAGTGCTGGCCGAGATCCGCGACAATCCAACGCTCAAGAGCCTGCCGGTGGTGATGCTGACGTCGTCGCGCGAAGAGCAGGATCTGATCCGCAGCTACGAGCTGGGCGTGAATGCCTATGTGGTCAAACCGGTCGATTTCCAGGAGTTCGTGCGTGCCATTTCGGACCTCGGCATTTTCTGGGCGGTGCTCAACGAGCCGCCCCCAGGCTCGCAGCGCTACATCAAGCCGCAGTAA
- a CDS encoding response regulator, with product MLLIDDELIAQDLIGDHLSRQPGIRLRYDQHAERAVELCRETEANVVLVDLRMPGADGFDVIRMLRANADTAHVPIILLSSEDDAETKARAFALGANDYLVKWPEARELEARIRYHCAAYHARRQRDAAFIELRQREEELRASQAALHQAQKMEAIGQLTGGVAHDFNNVLQIISGNLHLLKMLGLVSPQGMVRVENALAGVERGARLASHLLAFARRQPLQSAVVDLKPMLTDMDDMLGHVLGPRAKVVTDIAPQLWNIEVDVGQLNNVILNLAINARDAMHGEGTLTIRARNLDADAARLHKVNVAAGEHVPHADYVLIEIVDTGVGMSDAVMQRAFEPFFTTKPTGQGTGLGLSMAYGFVKQSGGEITLQSRPGEGTCVQIYLPRNEAVAATDHAVDAETVTGGAETILVVEDEEAVRNATVAMLADLGYQVLSSPDADDAARLLEGGARIDLLFTDVIMPGRLTSLELSELLKHHQPQAQVLFTSGYAEGLLAHDGKLPHGVNLLAKPYTLETLSARIRQLLRQRAAAGTDITAA from the coding sequence GTGCTGTTGATCGATGACGAACTCATCGCGCAAGACCTGATCGGAGACCATCTCAGCCGCCAGCCCGGAATCCGCCTGCGCTACGACCAGCACGCCGAGCGCGCAGTCGAGCTATGCCGGGAAACCGAAGCCAACGTGGTCCTGGTGGACCTGCGCATGCCCGGCGCCGACGGTTTCGATGTCATCCGCATGCTGCGCGCCAATGCCGATACCGCCCACGTCCCCATCATCCTGCTGTCGTCCGAAGACGATGCGGAAACCAAGGCGCGCGCGTTCGCACTGGGCGCCAACGATTACCTGGTCAAGTGGCCCGAGGCGCGCGAACTCGAGGCGCGCATCCGCTACCATTGCGCCGCCTACCACGCGCGCCGCCAGCGCGATGCGGCGTTCATCGAATTGCGCCAGCGCGAGGAAGAACTGCGCGCCAGCCAGGCCGCCCTGCACCAGGCGCAAAAAATGGAAGCGATCGGCCAGCTCACCGGCGGCGTGGCGCACGACTTCAACAACGTCCTGCAAATTATCAGCGGCAACCTGCACCTGCTCAAGATGCTGGGGCTGGTCAGTCCGCAGGGCATGGTGCGGGTGGAAAACGCCCTGGCCGGCGTGGAGCGCGGCGCCCGCCTCGCGTCGCACCTGCTGGCGTTCGCCCGCCGCCAGCCGCTGCAAAGCGCGGTGGTCGATCTCAAGCCCATGCTCACCGACATGGACGACATGCTGGGCCACGTATTGGGCCCGCGCGCCAAGGTGGTTACCGACATCGCCCCGCAGCTGTGGAATATCGAGGTCGATGTCGGCCAGCTCAACAACGTGATCCTCAACCTGGCCATCAATGCCCGCGACGCCATGCACGGCGAAGGCACGCTGACCATCCGCGCCCGCAATCTCGACGCCGACGCCGCGCGCCTGCACAAGGTCAATGTCGCGGCCGGCGAGCATGTACCGCACGCCGACTATGTGCTGATCGAAATTGTCGATACCGGCGTGGGCATGAGCGACGCGGTGATGCAGCGCGCCTTCGAGCCGTTCTTCACCACCAAGCCCACCGGCCAGGGCACGGGCCTGGGGCTGTCGATGGCATATGGCTTCGTCAAGCAGTCGGGTGGCGAGATTACCCTGCAAAGCCGCCCGGGCGAAGGCACGTGCGTGCAAATCTACCTGCCGCGCAACGAAGCCGTGGCGGCAACCGACCACGCGGTCGATGCCGAAACCGTGACCGGCGGCGCCGAAACGATTTTGGTGGTGGAAGACGAGGAAGCGGTGCGCAACGCCACCGTGGCCATGCTGGCCGACCTGGGCTACCAGGTACTGTCCAGCCCGGATGCTGACGATGCCGCCCGCTTGCTCGAAGGCGGCGCCCGCATCGACCTGCTGTTTACCGATGTGATCATGCCGGGGCGCCTGACCAGCCTGGAGCTGTCCGAGCTGCTCAAGCACCATCAGCCGCAAGCCCAGGTGCTGTTTACCTCGGGCTACGCCGAGGGCTTGCTGGCGCACGACGGCAAACTGCCGCACGGCGTCAACCTGCTGGCCAAACCTTATACCCTGGAAACCTTGAGCGCGCGCATCCGCCAGCTGTTGCGCCAGCGCGCTGCCGCGGGCACGGATATTACTGCGGCTTGA
- a CDS encoding biliverdin-producing heme oxygenase, whose amino-acid sequence METRDQDVLAALRAATAARHAELDAHTPLAAPEVDLAAYGAHLRLLERWLAPVPGWLAAFNDGPQLPDYLGAIRADLAHSALASAAASDESVTPSQLQQLPPSLSQPPAPWPAQASAAYRWGVCYVVEGSQLGGAVLYKRLAARLAPHPLDYLRGNGSPGPRWQQFLAALRANVVEPAQIEDACAGARDAFDRLIALNRAMDQ is encoded by the coding sequence TTGGAAACCAGGGATCAAGACGTGCTGGCCGCACTGCGCGCTGCCACCGCCGCACGCCATGCCGAGCTCGATGCGCACACGCCGCTGGCCGCGCCCGAGGTCGATCTGGCTGCCTATGGCGCGCACCTGCGCCTGCTCGAGCGCTGGCTGGCGCCCGTGCCGGGGTGGCTGGCCGCCTTCAACGATGGTCCGCAATTGCCCGATTACCTCGGTGCGATCCGTGCCGACCTGGCGCACAGTGCGCTGGCTTCGGCGGCGGCCAGCGATGAGTCGGTGACGCCGTCGCAGCTGCAGCAACTGCCGCCGTCGCTATCGCAGCCGCCTGCGCCTTGGCCGGCGCAGGCCAGTGCCGCCTACCGCTGGGGCGTGTGCTACGTGGTGGAAGGATCGCAACTGGGCGGGGCGGTGCTCTACAAGCGGCTGGCGGCCCGGCTGGCGCCGCATCCGCTCGATTACCTGCGCGGCAACGGTTCGCCCGGGCCGCGCTGGCAGCAGTTTCTGGCGGCGCTGCGCGCAAACGTGGTGGAACCCGCCCAGATCGAAGACGCCTGCGCCGGCGCGCGCGACGCCTTCGACCGGCTGATTGCGCTTAACCGCGCAATGGATCAGTAA
- a CDS encoding branched-chain amino acid ABC transporter substrate-binding protein — MGLKDNVKYAAAAMAVLAATAVQAQETVVKIGHSGPLSGAQAFSGKDNENGARLAVEELNAKPITVAGKKLKFELLSEDDQGDPKAGVAAAQKLIDNGVRFIVGPYNSGVTIPASRAYNDAGALVATVATNPKITQQGYKGLFRVNASDTQLGSKMALYAANVLKFKNVAVIDDRTAFGQGVAEEFKKQARASGMTVAGHEFTTDRAFDFNAILTKLKNKKIEAIFFGGYAPQAAPMARQMKQLGINAKLLGGDTICTAEMGKLGGESVGENVLCSQGGAVLDKASAGPAFKARFKARFKKDPDVYAAAYYDATMLYAQGMQKSASVDPQKVGAAISAGTYQGVAGSYAFDARGDMKESPVTIYTFKGGQPVPLSSY; from the coding sequence ATGGGTTTGAAGGACAACGTGAAGTACGCCGCAGCCGCCATGGCGGTATTGGCAGCCACTGCAGTACAAGCGCAGGAAACAGTCGTCAAGATCGGCCACAGCGGCCCGCTGTCGGGCGCCCAGGCGTTTTCGGGCAAGGATAATGAAAACGGCGCCCGCCTGGCGGTCGAGGAACTCAATGCCAAGCCCATCACCGTGGCCGGCAAAAAACTCAAGTTCGAACTGCTGTCGGAGGACGACCAGGGCGATCCCAAGGCCGGCGTGGCCGCCGCCCAAAAGCTGATCGACAACGGCGTGCGTTTCATCGTCGGCCCCTACAACTCGGGTGTAACCATTCCCGCCTCGCGCGCCTACAACGACGCTGGCGCACTGGTGGCCACCGTGGCCACCAATCCCAAGATTACCCAGCAAGGCTACAAGGGCCTGTTCCGCGTCAACGCCAGCGACACCCAGCTGGGCTCGAAAATGGCGCTGTACGCGGCCAATGTGCTCAAGTTCAAAAACGTTGCCGTCATCGACGACCGCACTGCCTTCGGCCAGGGCGTGGCAGAGGAATTCAAGAAACAGGCGCGCGCCTCGGGCATGACCGTGGCCGGCCATGAATTCACCACCGACCGCGCCTTCGATTTCAATGCCATCCTCACCAAGCTGAAAAACAAGAAGATCGAGGCGATCTTCTTCGGCGGCTACGCGCCGCAGGCCGCACCGATGGCGCGCCAGATGAAGCAGTTGGGCATCAACGCCAAGCTGCTGGGCGGCGACACCATCTGCACCGCAGAAATGGGCAAGCTGGGCGGCGAGTCGGTCGGTGAAAACGTGCTGTGCTCGCAGGGCGGCGCCGTGCTCGACAAGGCCAGCGCCGGTCCGGCCTTCAAGGCGCGTTTCAAGGCCCGGTTCAAGAAAGACCCGGATGTGTACGCGGCCGCCTACTACGACGCCACCATGCTGTACGCGCAGGGTATGCAGAAGTCGGCCTCGGTCGATCCGCAAAAAGTGGGCGCGGCGATCAGCGCCGGCACCTACCAGGGCGTGGCCGGCAGCTACGCGTTCGATGCGCGCGGCGACATGAAAGAATCGCCGGTCACCATCTACACCTTCAAGGGCGGCCAGCCGGTGCCGCTGAGCAGTTACTGA